One genomic region from Cyanobacteriota bacterium encodes:
- a CDS encoding CHAT domain-containing protein, whose amino-acid sequence MVIPSIAPATSPTQTQQPVPQSASQLTDAPVLLSQALSVDDAGVRYYQSGQFSQSIHLWETALSQTANVEDRITLHTNLAKAYQQIGSLEQAIRHWDQVLALVGTDNSQHQGAVLTEQAQIYNQLGQHRRAIDLLTRVTQLPVADPRITAAVQGGLGNAYWALGDYTSALAAYQLSLTHARRSGDSLLLTSALNNLGNLYARQSVRYREQMIAAQTEGEQEEAVQLAQQAQNSRDAALAAYQESLNRADMPATEIAILLNLNDLLAQTEQPDWRTIQRQRDRILQLLATQPDSRDKAYTLVKLAVYPLGSDTITQRRQWLDQARAVARAIGDRRAESFALGALGQLLETTDPTTAMGWTREALFAAQAVNALDSLYRWQWQMGRLLKARGDVDGAIAAYEQAVATLQSIRTDILATNRDLQFNFRDAVEPVYRELIDLLLSRRDRSLAAASKQQVTASNPQLKVDEQQALQKALDVLELLKLAELANFFGDDCVQVAQAQSATSGIPSDTAVVYSVILPQYTEIITRLPDGSLMEYQVPIAANILVNTVGNLRTLLEKRSTEEYLPAAQQLYDLLMRPLEPALRQASVKTLVLINDGVLRKIPIAALHDGQQFLIQKVAIATAPSLSLVNLGSTDLQNRKALILGLTEARPPFAALPNVTQESKTVQSILNGTVLLDQEFTLPRLEQELNQANYAVIHIATHGKFGVDNESTFLLGYDQRITIDQLETLLRRRKGRSPVELLTLSACQTATGDNRSALGIAGVAVRAGVRSAIATLWAINDESTVPLIEEFYRQLRQPGITKAEALRAAQLAMLNDLDWGHPAVWSPFILIGNWL is encoded by the coding sequence ATGGTTATACCATCAATTGCCCCAGCTACCAGCCCAACCCAGACCCAGCAACCTGTTCCTCAATCTGCATCCCAACTTACTGATGCCCCAGTGTTGCTTAGTCAAGCACTCTCAGTTGACGATGCTGGAGTTCGCTATTACCAGTCAGGGCAATTTAGCCAATCGATTCATTTATGGGAAACAGCATTATCCCAAACAGCTAACGTCGAGGATCGCATCACGTTACACACTAACTTGGCAAAAGCCTATCAACAGATAGGGAGCCTAGAACAAGCTATCAGGCATTGGGATCAGGTACTAGCCTTAGTTGGCACAGATAATAGTCAACACCAAGGGGCGGTCTTAACAGAACAAGCTCAGATTTACAATCAACTGGGGCAACACCGTCGTGCGATCGACCTCTTGACCCGTGTCACGCAACTGCCCGTAGCTGACCCTCGAATAACAGCCGCTGTGCAAGGTGGCCTAGGCAATGCCTACTGGGCACTGGGTGACTATACGTCGGCCCTAGCAGCCTACCAGCTTAGCCTCACCCATGCCCGCCGTTCTGGAGATTCCTTGTTGCTAACTAGCGCCTTGAATAATCTGGGTAACCTATACGCTCGGCAGTCAGTGCGCTATCGGGAACAGATGATAGCGGCCCAGACTGAGGGCGAGCAAGAAGAGGCTGTGCAACTGGCTCAGCAAGCCCAAAACAGTCGAGATGCTGCGCTGGCTGCCTATCAAGAAAGCCTGAATCGGGCGGACATGCCTGCCACAGAAATTGCTATCCTGCTTAACCTTAATGACCTGCTGGCCCAAACTGAGCAGCCAGACTGGCGAACTATTCAGCGTCAGCGCGATCGCATTCTCCAGCTACTAGCGACGCAACCAGACTCTCGCGACAAAGCCTACACCTTGGTTAAGCTTGCGGTTTATCCTCTGGGTAGCGATACCATTACCCAGCGTCGTCAATGGCTAGACCAAGCACGCGCTGTTGCCCGAGCCATTGGCGATCGTCGGGCTGAGTCCTTTGCTCTGGGTGCTCTGGGACAGTTGTTAGAAACAACCGACCCCACCACAGCCATGGGCTGGACGAGGGAAGCTCTCTTCGCTGCCCAAGCGGTAAATGCTCTCGACAGTCTATATCGTTGGCAGTGGCAGATGGGACGGTTACTCAAGGCTAGGGGTGATGTGGATGGGGCGATCGCTGCCTATGAACAAGCTGTAGCTACCCTCCAGAGCATTCGCACTGATATTCTTGCCACCAATCGTGACCTTCAGTTCAACTTCCGAGATGCCGTTGAGCCAGTCTATCGAGAACTAATTGATCTGCTGCTGAGTCGCCGCGATCGCTCACTAGCTGCCGCTAGCAAACAACAGGTAACCGCTAGTAATCCTCAGTTAAAAGTTGACGAACAACAAGCCCTGCAAAAAGCCCTGGATGTCTTAGAACTACTCAAACTCGCAGAACTCGCCAACTTTTTTGGTGATGACTGCGTGCAAGTAGCTCAGGCGCAATCAGCCACTAGTGGGATCCCATCAGATACTGCCGTGGTTTACTCTGTGATTTTGCCGCAATACACTGAAATCATTACCCGCTTGCCCGATGGGTCGCTGATGGAATACCAAGTGCCGATCGCTGCTAACATCCTAGTCAACACGGTTGGCAACCTGCGAACCTTGCTAGAAAAGCGCTCAACGGAGGAATATTTACCAGCAGCGCAACAACTCTATGACCTGTTGATGCGTCCCCTAGAGCCAGCTCTTCGGCAGGCATCGGTAAAGACCTTAGTGCTGATCAACGATGGTGTGCTGCGCAAGATACCCATTGCGGCTCTCCATGATGGACAGCAGTTTTTGATTCAAAAAGTAGCGATCGCAACAGCTCCTAGCCTCAGCCTCGTAAACTTGGGCAGCACAGACCTGCAAAACCGCAAAGCGTTAATTCTAGGCTTGACCGAGGCCCGCCCTCCCTTTGCCGCTCTCCCCAACGTTACCCAAGAGTCTAAAACGGTGCAGTCTATCTTGAATGGCACTGTTCTCCTTGACCAAGAGTTCACGCTCCCTCGCCTAGAGCAAGAGTTGAACCAAGCCAATTACGCTGTCATCCACATTGCTACCCATGGCAAGTTTGGGGTGGATAATGAGAGTACCTTTCTCTTGGGTTACGACCAACGCATCACTATTGATCAATTGGAGACCCTACTGCGGCGACGCAAGGGTCGATCGCCCGTAGAATTACTTACCCTCAGCGCTTGCCAAACTGCTACCGGAGACAACCGCTCTGCCCTAGGTATTGCTGGGGTTGCCGTTCGAGCCGGAGTGCGCAGCGCTATTGCTACCCTCTGGGCCATTAATGACGAATCTACAGTGCCCCTCATCGAAGAGTTCTATCGTCAACTGCGCCAGCCAGGCATTACTAAGGCAGAAGCTCTCCGAGCGGCCCAACTTGCCATGCTGAACGACCTAGACTGGGGACATCCTGCTGTTTGGTCACCCTTTATCCTCATCGGTAACTGGCTTTAG
- the lipA gene encoding lipoyl synthase, translating into MANVRHDSRRSHDLLLGYPSGQHPNLAPLPTWLRRPIGNANDISTVQQIIKQRQIHTICEEGRCPNRGECYAQKTATFLLMGPTCTRACSFCQVDKGHAPMPLDPNEPYKVAESVQLLGLRYVVLTSVARDDLPDQGASWFAATMVAIRQLNPNTQIEVLTADFWGGRSYDAEGHRVAPEIQQRQRIATVVAAQPACYNHNLETVARLQDPVRRGAKYDRSLLLLRTVKELAPGIPTKSGLMLGLGETEAEVIQTMQDLRAVGCDRLTLGQYLRPSLAHLPVQRYWTPEDFDRLGAIARDLGFTQVRSGPLVRSSYHAGEMDD; encoded by the coding sequence ATGGCAAACGTCAGGCACGATTCTCGCCGATCGCACGATCTGCTCTTAGGGTACCCATCTGGCCAGCATCCTAACCTTGCACCCCTGCCAACTTGGCTGCGCCGACCGATCGGCAACGCTAATGATATTTCAACCGTACAGCAGATCATCAAGCAACGTCAAATTCATACCATCTGTGAGGAGGGACGCTGTCCTAATCGGGGGGAGTGCTATGCCCAGAAAACGGCTACATTTCTGCTGATGGGGCCGACTTGCACTCGTGCTTGTAGTTTTTGTCAGGTGGATAAGGGACATGCACCAATGCCGTTGGATCCCAATGAACCCTATAAGGTGGCAGAATCAGTGCAGTTGTTGGGGTTACGCTATGTTGTCTTGACTTCGGTGGCCCGAGATGACTTGCCTGATCAGGGGGCGAGTTGGTTTGCGGCTACAATGGTGGCTATTCGGCAGCTTAATCCCAATACCCAGATAGAGGTGTTGACGGCAGATTTTTGGGGAGGACGATCTTACGATGCTGAGGGTCACAGGGTGGCTCCAGAAATCCAACAGCGCCAACGGATTGCAACGGTTGTTGCTGCCCAGCCTGCCTGCTATAACCACAATCTAGAGACTGTGGCGCGGTTGCAAGACCCTGTGCGCCGGGGAGCTAAGTACGATCGCTCTTTGTTACTTCTCCGGACAGTTAAGGAGCTAGCGCCAGGCATACCTACCAAATCTGGTTTAATGTTGGGCTTGGGAGAAACAGAGGCAGAGGTTATCCAAACCATGCAGGATTTGCGGGCGGTGGGTTGCGATCGTCTCACCTTGGGACAGTACCTGCGTCCCTCTCTAGCGCACTTGCCCGTGCAGCGCTATTGGACACCGGAGGACTTTGATCGCCTAGGAGCGATCGCCCGTGACCTCGGTTTCACGCAAGTTCGCTCTGGCCCCCTTGTCCGTAGCTCTTACCATGCAGGTGAAATGGATGACTAA
- a CDS encoding response regulator, which translates to MSAHKILVIDDSKVIRNTVRDMLPKGNFEVLEAKDGIEGLNLIRQEHPNLIMLDFLLPKMSGWEVYQQIQAQSDLQRIPLVLMSGRKEEVTEKIPEPFSRFAFIEKPFEQKDLVDAIKTAMDIARKMPAPVLSAEPSAVSSAGSEEFEALKAKVNELQSEVEDLKKKLAQVVTIIKQKLK; encoded by the coding sequence GTGTCAGCCCACAAGATCTTAGTTATTGACGATAGCAAAGTAATCCGGAACACAGTGCGAGACATGTTGCCTAAGGGTAACTTTGAAGTCCTAGAGGCCAAGGATGGCATCGAAGGGCTTAACCTGATTCGTCAAGAGCATCCGAACCTGATTATGTTAGACTTCTTGCTACCGAAGATGAGTGGCTGGGAGGTCTATCAGCAGATTCAAGCCCAGAGCGACCTACAACGCATTCCCCTTGTCTTGATGTCAGGGCGCAAGGAAGAAGTCACTGAAAAGATTCCAGAGCCGTTTAGTCGTTTTGCCTTTATTGAAAAGCCCTTTGAGCAGAAAGACTTAGTAGATGCCATTAAAACGGCAATGGACATTGCTCGTAAGATGCCCGCCCCTGTATTGTCAGCGGAGCCATCGGCGGTTAGCAGTGCTGGCTCTGAGGAATTCGAGGCATTGAAAGCTAAAGTGAATGAGCTACAGTCTGAAGTGGAAGACTTGAAGAAAAAACTAGCTCAAGTTGTTACGATCATTAAGCAAAAGCTGAAGTAG
- a CDS encoding chlororespiratory reduction protein 7, producing the protein MASSLLYDEDYFVVLEPNQAEQIVTAAELLAKLTSLLTNGIGDLPSDVQRFATVDEQAKYLLATSCELPLAPGQVLQWYAVRLEK; encoded by the coding sequence ATGGCTAGTTCGTTGCTCTATGACGAGGATTATTTCGTAGTACTAGAGCCTAATCAGGCAGAGCAGATTGTCACGGCTGCTGAGTTGTTGGCAAAGCTGACTTCGTTACTGACCAATGGTATTGGAGACTTGCCTAGCGATGTGCAGCGATTTGCTACGGTTGACGAGCAAGCAAAGTATCTCCTAGCTACCAGTTGTGAGTTGCCCTTAGCACCGGGTCAGGTGCTGCAATGGTACGCTGTCAGGCTAGAAAAGTGA
- a CDS encoding alpha-mannosidase, which translates to MTGSSPPSVVAETIARLRTLSQLDIRNQWRVCEHDLPVAEGCNPAHWQNWPIALLNENGYIVWERGHRIRWLCQQITVPHDLHGYALEGMVLRLALTVWTDPTHVFVNGQLVQECDLFDHSPRILLSERVTPGDTIAVALRAVSPGHDNGALMKSLCLYETPQRDAAYSGKENNHIREPSFLADELAALEIFLTTLAPEQLPLLEQAMGAIAWDAVHDPPRFQQSIHHLYQTLQPLADWIQQRQICLLGHSHLDLVWLWTWAETCDVAERMFKSVLSLQQDYADLVFCHSSPALYAWVEDHRPALFAAIQTQIQAGRWEALGGMWVEPELNLLHGESLVRQVLYGQRYVQSRFGRLDRIAWLPDSFGFCWQLPQILSQGGIKYLVTQKLTWNDRTKFPYAAFWWQAPDGSRVFTVMSSTVGEGIDPIKMATYASQWEKATNIPHALWLFGVGDHGGGPTRDMLEVAERWRRSSLFPKLTSSTALDYLQSICQPSSCQPSSADPNAAAFPTWADELYLECHRGSYTTHGDQKRWNRRCEALLYQAELWSSLMTIATNAPYPHAALDHCWRTLLFNQFHDILPGSSIPEVFVEANAAW; encoded by the coding sequence ATGACTGGATCATCGCCTCCTTCAGTGGTTGCTGAGACGATCGCTCGCTTACGCACCCTGAGCCAACTTGATATTCGGAATCAGTGGCGAGTTTGTGAGCACGATTTACCCGTGGCCGAAGGGTGTAATCCAGCACACTGGCAAAATTGGCCGATCGCCCTCTTGAACGAAAACGGTTACATTGTGTGGGAGAGGGGGCATCGAATTCGCTGGCTCTGTCAGCAAATCACCGTACCTCATGATTTACATGGCTATGCTCTAGAAGGGATGGTACTGCGCCTAGCCCTTACGGTGTGGACAGATCCTACCCATGTATTTGTCAATGGTCAACTAGTGCAGGAATGTGACCTGTTTGATCACTCTCCTCGCATTCTGTTGTCGGAGCGGGTGACACCGGGGGACACGATCGCCGTTGCACTGCGTGCGGTTAGCCCTGGTCACGATAACGGTGCCCTGATGAAGTCCCTCTGCCTTTATGAAACACCCCAACGGGATGCTGCCTACTCAGGTAAGGAAAACAATCACATCCGTGAACCGAGTTTTCTAGCCGATGAATTGGCGGCACTAGAGATATTTTTGACCACTTTAGCCCCAGAGCAGTTGCCACTGCTAGAGCAGGCCATGGGCGCAATCGCTTGGGATGCAGTTCACGATCCTCCCCGCTTTCAGCAATCCATTCATCACCTTTACCAGACATTACAGCCCCTTGCAGATTGGATCCAGCAGCGACAAATTTGCCTGTTGGGGCATTCCCACTTGGACTTAGTGTGGCTGTGGACATGGGCTGAAACCTGTGACGTGGCTGAACGCATGTTCAAATCAGTACTGAGCTTGCAACAAGACTATGCTGACCTCGTATTCTGCCACTCTAGCCCCGCCCTCTATGCCTGGGTAGAAGACCATCGTCCAGCCCTGTTTGCTGCCATTCAAACCCAAATTCAAGCCGGACGCTGGGAAGCTCTAGGAGGCATGTGGGTTGAGCCAGAACTGAATCTGTTGCATGGCGAATCCTTAGTGCGACAAGTGTTGTATGGGCAGCGGTACGTGCAATCACGGTTTGGCAGGCTCGATCGCATTGCTTGGCTGCCAGATAGTTTTGGCTTTTGCTGGCAATTGCCCCAAATTCTCAGCCAGGGAGGTATTAAGTATCTGGTGACTCAAAAGCTGACTTGGAACGATCGCACCAAATTTCCCTATGCAGCCTTTTGGTGGCAAGCTCCTGATGGCAGTCGAGTGTTCACAGTCATGTCATCAACGGTAGGGGAAGGCATCGATCCCATCAAAATGGCGACCTATGCTAGTCAATGGGAAAAAGCCACGAACATTCCTCATGCCTTATGGTTATTTGGCGTAGGGGATCACGGCGGTGGCCCCACCCGTGACATGCTGGAGGTAGCTGAGCGCTGGCGACGATCGTCCCTATTCCCTAAGTTGACTAGCTCGACTGCCCTAGACTACTTGCAGTCTATTTGTCAGCCATCTTCTTGTCAGCCATCTTCTGCTGACCCCAATGCTGCGGCCTTTCCCACTTGGGCAGACGAACTTTACCTAGAGTGCCATCGCGGCAGCTACACCACCCATGGGGATCAAAAGCGCTGGAACCGTCGCTGTGAAGCGCTACTCTATCAAGCAGAGTTATGGTCATCGCTGATGACGATCGCCACTAATGCTCCCTATCCCCACGCAGCACTCGATCACTGTTGGCGCACCCTGCTGTTCAACCAGTTCCACGATATTCTTCCAGGGTCATCAATTCCAGAGGTGTTTGTGGAAGCTAATGCAGCCTGGC